One Owenweeksia hongkongensis DSM 17368 genomic region harbors:
- the dinB gene encoding DNA polymerase IV — MLYAEENNRNKTIAHLDLDTFFVSVERLQNSALVGKPVLVGGTDSRGVVASCSYEARRFGIHSAMPMRTALQLCPEAVVIKGDSSRYSKYSDIITEIIKEEVPLFEKTSIDEFYTDLTGMDKFFGCFKLASEIRDKIIRETGLPISFGLSTNKTVAKIATGEAKPNNKIEVSRGTEKPFLAPLSVKKIPMVGDKTTLRLSQMGVKRIHTLQEMPIELMDRAMGKTGVMIWKKANGIDNSPIVAYQERKSISLERTFQKDTIDVDKLRTLIIAMAENLAFQLRQGNKLTACVTVKIRYSDFNTYTLQKRIPYTSNDHSLIAITKELFEKLYNKRLLVRLVGVKCSHLVGGGHQINLFEDSEEVIRLYQAMDHIRNRFGINSIKRAKTMESRNLGGANPFNGKPSMILAHRRA, encoded by the coding sequence ATGCTTTACGCAGAAGAAAATAACCGCAACAAAACCATCGCCCATCTGGATCTGGATACCTTTTTTGTATCGGTAGAAAGATTGCAGAATAGTGCTTTGGTAGGTAAGCCCGTTTTGGTAGGCGGCACCGACAGTCGCGGTGTGGTAGCATCCTGCAGTTATGAAGCCCGTAGGTTTGGAATACATTCGGCCATGCCCATGCGCACCGCCTTGCAACTTTGTCCGGAGGCTGTGGTAATAAAAGGTGACAGCAGTCGCTACAGCAAATACTCTGACATCATCACCGAGATTATAAAGGAAGAAGTTCCACTTTTTGAGAAAACCTCCATCGATGAGTTTTACACCGACCTTACGGGGATGGACAAGTTTTTTGGTTGCTTTAAGCTGGCTTCTGAAATCCGCGACAAGATTATTCGCGAAACAGGGCTCCCAATTTCCTTCGGTCTTTCTACCAACAAAACTGTAGCTAAAATTGCCACTGGCGAAGCCAAGCCCAACAATAAAATTGAAGTTTCACGCGGCACTGAAAAGCCTTTCCTTGCTCCCCTTTCAGTAAAAAAGATTCCGATGGTAGGCGATAAAACTACTCTCCGACTTAGTCAAATGGGCGTTAAGCGCATTCATACTTTGCAGGAAATGCCCATTGAGCTCATGGATCGTGCCATGGGAAAAACCGGTGTAATGATTTGGAAAAAAGCCAACGGTATTGACAACAGTCCCATTGTGGCGTATCAAGAGAGAAAATCTATTTCGCTGGAGCGTACTTTTCAAAAAGACACTATTGATGTAGATAAGCTGCGCACCCTTATAATTGCTATGGCTGAAAATCTCGCCTTTCAGCTAAGGCAGGGAAATAAGCTTACGGCCTGCGTTACGGTAAAAATTCGCTATTCAGATTTTAATACCTATACATTGCAAAAACGTATTCCTTATACCAGCAATGACCACTCGCTGATTGCCATCACTAAGGAGCTTTTTGAAAAACTGTATAACAAAAGATTGCTTGTAAGATTGGTAGGTGTAAAATGTAGCCACCTTGTGGGAGGCGGTCATCAAATCAATTTGTTTGAAGATAGCGAAGAGGTAATCCGTCTGTACCAAGCCATGGACCATATCCGCAATCGCTTTGGCATAAATTCAATAAAACGCGCCAAAACCATGGAAAGCCGAAACCTGGGTGGCGCCAATCCTTTTAATGGAAAACCTTCCATGATTTTAGCACATCGTAGAGCGTAG
- a CDS encoding T9SS type A sorting domain-containing protein, producing the protein MKRLLLLVLLLPFTVFAQHEFGYHATWYYEYSEFGYSGYKKITHASDTNMLGIDWLKFEVTGVSEIKTGPNPNDIIQSKNVVFPSIYLATRNDSVFRLLNDSTSYLLYDFSATVGDKWQFSPSDTSFGCDSIPVATVTTIGTEMIDGKNMRYLDVAFPMDSVDYGGTSNYQPVSNAILSNRVYPDFGSTGYVVPFVPAPNLCDGSVFRTTQLSNYSLRCFSNDSVSLHFVSWPCDHWDFISVEEYRAINFEIYPNPSGGHLNIQADEVISKVEIYSLGGQKLIETLETENIELPTSSGMYVVAIHFEDGQKVVTKVVRE; encoded by the coding sequence ATGAAAAGATTACTACTTCTCGTTCTCTTGCTTCCCTTTACCGTTTTTGCTCAGCATGAGTTTGGATATCATGCTACGTGGTATTATGAATATTCGGAGTTTGGCTATAGTGGTTACAAAAAGATCACCCATGCTAGTGACACAAATATGCTAGGTATAGACTGGTTAAAATTTGAAGTGACAGGTGTGAGTGAGATAAAGACGGGGCCCAACCCTAATGATATAATTCAGTCTAAAAATGTGGTGTTTCCTTCTATCTACCTAGCCACTCGAAATGATTCAGTATTTCGTCTTTTAAATGATTCTACTTCTTATTTGTTATATGATTTTAGTGCCACAGTAGGTGATAAATGGCAGTTTTCGCCTAGCGATACAAGTTTTGGTTGTGATTCAATTCCTGTTGCAACAGTTACAACTATAGGGACAGAAATGATTGATGGTAAGAATATGAGATATCTGGATGTTGCTTTTCCAATGGATAGTGTGGATTATGGAGGGACATCCAATTATCAACCAGTGTCTAATGCAATATTAAGTAATAGGGTGTACCCTGATTTTGGAAGTACAGGTTATGTTGTCCCCTTTGTTCCTGCTCCTAATCTTTGTGATGGTAGTGTATTTAGAACTACCCAGCTTAGTAACTATAGTTTGAGGTGTTTTAGTAATGACAGTGTTTCACTGCATTTTGTTTCTTGGCCTTGTGATCATTGGGATTTCATTTCTGTGGAAGAGTACCGGGCTATAAATTTTGAGATATACCCGAATCCTTCAGGCGGTCATTTGAATATTCAGGCCGATGAAGTGATTTCAAAAGTTGAAATCTACTCTTTGGGTGGGCAAAAACTTATTGAAACTCTCGAAACAGAAAACATAGAACTACCGACTTCTTCGGGAATGTATGTTGTAGCTATTCACTTTGAAGATGGACAAAAAGTTGTTACAAAAGTGGTGAGGGAATGA